One stretch of Candidatus Bathyarchaeota archaeon DNA includes these proteins:
- a CDS encoding DUF2095 family protein, with protein MEKKKFRELFPHLAYELVNGKSVADQKNEPIGPKRFPQVNRKWEGYDPDIIDFIRRCKIPEQVTQIIDYMSKQGKVSPEIAEKLVIQLEEKGIRSFGKYKQKGFYHRNTR; from the coding sequence ATGGAAAAGAAGAAGTTCAGGGAGCTCTTTCCTCACCTTGCCTATGAGCTCGTGAACGGGAAGAGCGTAGCAGATCAAAAGAATGAACCGATCGGACCGAAAAGATTCCCCCAAGTGAATCGAAAATGGGAAGGATACGATCCCGATATCATCGATTTCATTCGCCGTTGTAAAATCCCCGAGCAGGTGACCCAGATCATTGATTACATGTCAAAACAAGGAAAGGTCTCCCCAGAGATTGCGGAGAAGCTTGTAATACAACTAGAAGAGAAAGGCATTAGGAGTTTTGGCAAGTATAAACAGAAGGGATTTTATCACAGAAACACCCGCTGA
- a CDS encoding sugar phosphate nucleotidyltransferase, translated as MKAVILAAGRGERLRPLTETRPKQLLPVGGLPLLEWSLRGLSEVGINEALIVTHYMEDKIKDQLGDGSRLGISINFAHQDEVKGTAHAFALGKDFVGDDEFIGFYGDGFIAVESFKAVLDAHETGETTLGVIPIDDPSRLAAVELDGDYVIRLLEKPQQGETSSKLANTGIYLFNSEIFDHIRDTGISSRGEYEVTDSIGLLIESGANVKAAILPANGWMDVGHPWDLLEANARALNGLVSSVSGDIEENVSIYGPVHIGKGTRIRSGTYLEGPIYIGACSDIGPNCYIRSYTSIGSGVRIGNACEIKNSIVMDSSHIAHLSYFGDSVIGAGCNFGAGTITANIRFDKKYIKMNLKGSRVNSGCRKFGVVVGDSSQTGINVSLLPGIKVGSEAWVAPGLIVDEDVPSGYFLKKGECVLRNDMES; from the coding sequence ATGAAAGCTGTTATTTTAGCGGCCGGGAGGGGGGAGCGTTTGAGGCCACTTACTGAGACAAGACCAAAACAATTACTCCCAGTCGGTGGTTTGCCCCTCCTAGAATGGTCCCTCAGAGGCCTATCCGAGGTGGGGATCAATGAGGCGCTAATCGTGACTCACTACATGGAGGATAAGATCAAGGATCAGCTAGGTGACGGCTCAAGGCTCGGAATCTCAATTAACTTTGCCCACCAGGATGAGGTAAAGGGGACGGCTCACGCCTTCGCCTTGGGGAAGGACTTTGTTGGTGATGATGAGTTCATTGGGTTCTACGGTGACGGATTTATTGCAGTCGAAAGTTTCAAAGCCGTACTAGATGCCCATGAGACAGGAGAAACGACGTTAGGTGTCATCCCCATAGATGATCCGTCGAGGCTTGCTGCCGTGGAACTTGATGGAGACTATGTCATAAGACTATTGGAGAAGCCCCAGCAAGGTGAGACTAGCAGCAAACTCGCCAATACAGGGATCTATCTGTTTAATTCCGAAATTTTCGATCATATTCGAGATACGGGAATCTCCTCCCGAGGAGAATATGAGGTAACGGACTCGATAGGTTTGCTGATCGAGTCCGGTGCTAACGTAAAGGCCGCAATACTCCCGGCGAATGGATGGATGGACGTCGGCCATCCTTGGGATCTCCTTGAAGCTAATGCAAGAGCGCTCAACGGATTAGTCTCCTCCGTTAGTGGGGATATAGAGGAAAACGTTAGTATATATGGTCCAGTCCACATTGGAAAAGGCACTAGGATCAGGTCTGGAACGTACCTAGAGGGGCCGATATACATCGGCGCTTGTAGCGATATCGGACCAAACTGCTACATTCGATCATACACTAGCATTGGCTCAGGCGTCAGAATTGGGAACGCTTGTGAGATTAAGAACAGCATAGTCATGGATAGCAGTCATATCGCGCATCTCTCGTATTTCGGGGACAGTGTAATTGGGGCAGGCTGCAACTTCGGAGCCGGAACCATTACCGCCAATATCAGATTTGACAAAAAGTACATCAAAATGAACCTCAAAGGGAGCAGAGTCAACTCAGGATGCCGTAAGTTTGGAGTCGTGGTGGGTGACAGCTCTCAGACTGGGATCAATGTAAGCCTCCTCCCAGGAATCAAGGTAGGTTCTGAAGCTTGGGTGGCACCGGGTCTTATTGTGGACGAAGATGTGCCTTCAGGTTATTTTCTGAAGAAAGGTGAATGTGTTCTCCGGAATGACATGGAAAGTTAG
- the glmM gene encoding phosphoglucosamine mutase, which produces MKLFGSSGIRGIANVDITPLLVQKVGTAIASMFEGGAVLIGKDTRLSGEMIELALSSGFVSSGLVVGTLGVIPTPVVAWLTREMQAEAGVSITASHNPPQYNGLKIFDSTGMAYTMKKQERLEELVQKGEFTTSEWNRVGHVEAMDLKRLYIEAISNLIEAPLERRIICDLFNGATTTIAKDLFEELGSQTIMINAQPDGYFPAGNPEPNKESLERLGKMIRDSGAEIGFGFDGDGDRMIPVDENGVTPSPDRVLAAYAGYIVRANGGGTVVTHVGASMSVEEAVEEAEGSVIRTKVGDVHVTEAMLETGAIFGGEPIGAWIHPDVHFCPDGILSAIRLIQALDSEEKTLSQFVSGIPAYPIYRAKVSCQNLKKQAAMDSISNIETEFGEVTNISKVDGVRFQLEDGWVLIRPSGTEPFIRITVEAHDEERAKGLLETSKKFVQLVLGGLK; this is translated from the coding sequence ATAAAACTATTCGGCTCTTCAGGAATTAGGGGCATAGCAAATGTGGATATTACTCCATTATTGGTCCAGAAAGTCGGCACCGCCATAGCATCGATGTTTGAGGGTGGGGCTGTCCTCATTGGGAAAGACACGAGGCTCTCAGGAGAGATGATCGAGCTAGCCCTCTCTTCGGGTTTCGTATCCTCCGGATTAGTCGTAGGTACTTTAGGTGTTATACCCACCCCTGTGGTGGCTTGGCTCACGAGGGAAATGCAGGCTGAGGCCGGCGTATCCATCACCGCCAGCCATAACCCCCCGCAATATAACGGGCTCAAGATCTTTGACTCCACTGGGATGGCCTATACAATGAAGAAACAGGAGAGGCTAGAGGAGCTCGTCCAAAAGGGAGAGTTCACGACCTCAGAATGGAACCGTGTGGGGCATGTTGAGGCGATGGATCTGAAGAGGCTCTACATAGAGGCGATCTCCAATCTTATCGAGGCCCCCCTGGAGAGGCGAATCATATGTGACCTATTCAACGGGGCGACTACAACCATCGCAAAGGATCTATTCGAGGAGCTCGGTAGTCAGACTATAATGATAAACGCTCAACCCGACGGGTATTTTCCTGCTGGTAACCCCGAGCCGAACAAGGAATCCCTCGAAAGGCTCGGAAAAATGATTAGAGACTCCGGGGCTGAGATCGGCTTTGGTTTTGATGGTGATGGGGACCGTATGATTCCAGTCGATGAGAATGGTGTAACCCCGAGTCCTGATAGAGTCCTCGCTGCGTACGCCGGATATATAGTGAGGGCCAACGGTGGTGGGACCGTGGTAACCCACGTAGGTGCATCAATGTCTGTCGAAGAGGCTGTAGAAGAGGCCGAGGGTAGCGTCATCAGGACGAAAGTAGGGGATGTACATGTCACAGAAGCGATGCTGGAAACGGGGGCAATCTTCGGCGGTGAACCTATTGGGGCTTGGATCCATCCAGATGTCCATTTTTGCCCCGACGGTATCCTGTCGGCAATAAGGCTGATACAGGCCTTGGACTCTGAAGAGAAGACTCTATCTCAGTTCGTTTCAGGTATCCCAGCGTACCCCATCTATAGGGCGAAGGTGTCTTGCCAAAACTTGAAGAAGCAAGCAGCTATGGACTCAATATCAAACATTGAAACAGAGTTTGGAGAAGTGACGAACATCTCCAAGGTGGACGGAGTTCGCTTTCAGCTTGAAGACGGATGGGTGTTGATTAGACCCTCCGGCACAGAGCCTTTCATACGAATAACTGTTGAGGCCCATGACGAAGAGCGGGCTAAAGGACTTCTTGAGACCAGTAAAAAATTTGTCCAATTGGTTTTAGGTGGATTAAAATGA
- a CDS encoding nucleotidyltransferase domain-containing protein, with protein sequence MDPRREVAREAARLLYTKASEEYVHAKERAARSLGVKIMPSNHEVATELDLLAEELEGKTRMELIITMRRLALRLMRVLSDVNPVLRGSVWRGTARKGSDIDIDVYSNDLVEVKRLLEDSGYNVTGFNEKVVMGGRAISRSTHILVRLKEDIEGEVVGRPIEEKGLDVRCEVYGDVKKGIRLLGLEKLMNTDPLRKFVPRRRYR encoded by the coding sequence TTGGATCCGAGACGAGAAGTAGCCCGCGAGGCCGCCCGCCTCCTCTATACAAAGGCCTCCGAGGAGTACGTTCACGCCAAGGAGCGGGCAGCTCGGAGCTTAGGCGTCAAAATTATGCCCAGTAACCACGAGGTTGCAACAGAATTAGATCTCCTAGCGGAGGAGCTGGAGGGGAAAACCCGTATGGAACTTATAATCACGATGAGGCGACTCGCCCTCAGGCTTATGAGAGTCCTCTCTGATGTTAACCCTGTATTGAGGGGTAGCGTCTGGAGGGGAACAGCCCGTAAAGGTAGCGACATCGACATCGACGTCTACTCGAATGACCTCGTTGAAGTCAAGAGACTTTTAGAAGATTCTGGGTATAACGTGACTGGATTTAATGAGAAAGTAGTCATGGGTGGGAGAGCGATTTCAAGGTCAACCCATATTCTGGTCCGCTTGAAGGAAGATATCGAGGGAGAAGTCGTCGGTAGACCTATTGAGGAAAAGGGCCTTGATGTCCGATGCGAAGTATATGGCGATGTTAAAAAGGGTATACGCCTCCTTGGGCTGGAAAAGCTTATGAATACAGACCCCCTTCGAAAGTTCGTTCCTAGGAGGCGTTATCGATAA
- a CDS encoding 30S ribosomal protein S3ae, which translates to MSRAVRDKWRRKEWYNIYLPRYFGETKVGETPSGDPSKIMGRVYNTTLAAITGDFSQEYLKMYFQIIGIEENTAQTVFKGHEYLRDYLRSLVRRRSTKVDGFFRVDTIDGYRLKLVITALTNTRIQTSKEKAIRDIMRDVVNEKIKTLDFGQIVHEVVLGKLASDVYNEARKVTAIRHIGVRKSELLGMPS; encoded by the coding sequence TTGTCTAGAGCAGTCAGGGATAAGTGGAGGAGGAAAGAGTGGTATAACATTTACCTTCCTCGCTACTTTGGCGAGACCAAGGTAGGTGAGACCCCCTCCGGAGATCCCTCAAAAATCATGGGCAGAGTATATAACACGACTCTTGCAGCGATCACGGGAGACTTTTCTCAGGAGTACCTAAAGATGTACTTCCAGATCATCGGGATCGAGGAAAACACGGCTCAGACTGTCTTCAAGGGCCACGAGTATCTCAGGGACTATCTTAGAAGCTTAGTCCGGAGGAGGAGCACTAAGGTGGACGGGTTCTTTAGGGTTGACACGATCGATGGATATAGACTAAAATTAGTCATTACCGCGCTAACTAATACCAGAATACAGACTTCTAAGGAGAAAGCGATTAGGGACATAATGCGAGACGTGGTTAATGAAAAGATCAAGACCCTCGATTTCGGTCAGATAGTTCATGAAGTGGTGTTAGGGAAGCTTGCTTCGGATGTCTACAACGAGGCCCGGAAGGTAACCGCCATAAGGCACATTGGGGTCAGGAAATCTGAGCTTCTTGGGATGCCATCATAG
- a CDS encoding KEOPS complex subunit Pcc1, with protein MSENSFKPETRVKITLPYKDPETASSIRQATMPDNQESPLGVTLKTITEGATLEITIKADAIITLIATLDDLLSCIQAAEKALHEID; from the coding sequence TTGTCGGAGAACAGTTTCAAGCCTGAGACCCGGGTCAAGATAACCCTCCCCTACAAGGACCCCGAGACGGCTTCATCCATTCGACAAGCTACAATGCCCGATAATCAGGAGAGCCCTTTGGGTGTTACACTCAAAACCATTACTGAAGGCGCCACGCTTGAAATCACCATCAAAGCCGATGCAATAATAACTCTCATCGCTACCCTTGACGATCTCCTTTCCTGCATTCAAGCAGCGGAGAAAGCATTACACGAAATAGACTGA
- a CDS encoding DHH family phosphoesterase, with product METLNYHVIRGDPIRIVTHNDADGVAAGGILSQLARRLSARFKTTCEKRVDENMVRSVAAEKPPLVLFSDLGGAYLDMFEEHLKESQIIVLDHHLPVEIEAPNIIHINPLLHGLDGAQGISGAGVSYFLAKLVDNKNADLSPLGIVGALADRQDKGEKKSFLGMNTVIESDAKRLDLVETHNDLIFYGHETRPLARACAYTTIPFIPGLSGREDRCLALLKEAGIELKNKGRWRALRDLSEEEKRTLFSAITKHMVYEGCDANAVHDLVGTIYTFKGEEPWTAVRDGREFASLLNACARMGHPSIGLSICMGDRNDALKDAAEILKGYRHKIGKYLNWVRQADRIEERTHIYTLVADNDIDERIIGVVSSILLSTGILKKYKPIISSARADGDLIKVSARATDDMAKLGLDLGEVMMKAAEPHEGRGGGHNIAAGAFLPEADQEEFLQRVDVLVGEQFQA from the coding sequence GTGGAGACCCTCAACTACCACGTCATACGAGGTGATCCCATCCGTATAGTGACCCATAACGACGCCGATGGTGTCGCTGCAGGGGGAATCCTCAGCCAGCTTGCTAGACGCCTCAGCGCTAGATTCAAGACTACCTGCGAGAAGCGGGTCGACGAGAATATGGTTCGATCCGTCGCAGCTGAGAAACCCCCGCTAGTTCTATTCTCAGATCTAGGCGGAGCCTACCTCGACATGTTTGAGGAGCATCTCAAGGAGTCCCAGATAATTGTTCTTGACCACCACCTCCCCGTAGAGATTGAGGCCCCTAATATTATCCACATCAATCCCCTACTCCACGGCCTAGACGGAGCGCAGGGGATAAGCGGTGCAGGAGTCAGTTACTTTCTAGCCAAATTAGTGGATAACAAGAACGCTGACCTGAGCCCTCTTGGTATTGTAGGTGCCCTTGCTGACCGACAAGATAAGGGGGAGAAAAAGTCCTTTCTGGGAATGAATACGGTCATCGAGTCCGACGCTAAACGCCTCGACCTGGTTGAGACTCACAACGACCTCATCTTCTATGGTCACGAGACAAGACCCTTGGCTCGGGCGTGCGCCTACACCACGATCCCCTTTATCCCCGGCCTCAGCGGGCGGGAGGATAGATGCCTCGCTCTCCTCAAAGAGGCCGGCATTGAGCTTAAGAACAAGGGCCGGTGGAGGGCTCTTAGGGACCTCTCTGAGGAGGAGAAGCGCACCCTATTCTCAGCCATCACCAAGCACATGGTCTACGAGGGATGCGATGCCAATGCTGTACACGACCTCGTTGGCACCATCTACACCTTCAAAGGCGAGGAGCCCTGGACTGCCGTCAGAGACGGCCGCGAGTTCGCCTCCCTTCTCAATGCCTGCGCCCGCATGGGGCACCCCAGCATAGGTCTCAGCATCTGCATGGGTGATCGCAATGACGCCCTTAAAGATGCTGCTGAGATCCTAAAGGGGTATCGCCACAAGATTGGTAAGTACCTCAACTGGGTCCGCCAAGCAGACCGTATCGAGGAAAGGACACACATATACACTCTCGTTGCCGACAACGACATAGACGAGCGCATCATCGGGGTCGTCTCATCCATCCTCCTCTCCACAGGCATCCTCAAGAAATACAAACCAATCATCTCCTCCGCAAGAGCTGACGGAGATCTTATAAAGGTCTCTGCGAGAGCTACCGACGACATGGCTAAACTCGGTCTAGATCTAGGGGAGGTCATGATGAAAGCCGCCGAACCCCATGAGGGACGAGGTGGAGGCCATAACATCGCTGCCGGTGCCTTCCTCCCCGAGGCAGACCAAGAGGAGTTCCTCCAAAGGGTGGACGTACTTGTCGGAGAACAGTTTCAAGCCTGA
- a CDS encoding 30S ribosomal protein S15, with protein MVGKNAYMRGRSRSTRPVSKRPPNWVIYQPDEVKALIINLAREGKPQSEIGNILRDKYGIPLVKSIVGYGIHRVLQEAELAPRIPEDLYNLMVRSTKLRRHLDRNRKDFSNKRGLQNTESKIYALTRYYKKRGMLPEDWRHRDEIVTI; from the coding sequence ATGGTCGGCAAAAACGCATATATGAGGGGTAGATCCCGCTCCACGAGACCCGTTTCCAAAAGACCCCCTAACTGGGTGATCTACCAGCCGGACGAGGTCAAGGCACTAATCATCAACCTTGCCCGAGAGGGCAAACCCCAGAGCGAGATCGGCAACATCCTCAGAGACAAGTATGGCATCCCCTTAGTAAAGTCAATCGTGGGCTACGGGATCCATCGTGTTCTCCAGGAGGCCGAGCTCGCACCTAGGATACCCGAGGACCTCTACAACCTCATGGTCAGATCCACAAAGCTGAGGCGGCATTTAGACAGGAACCGCAAAGACTTCAGCAATAAACGGGGCCTCCAGAACACGGAGTCCAAGATCTATGCCCTCACCCGTTATTACAAAAAACGGGGAATGTTGCCGGAGGACTGGCGTCATAGGGACGAGATCGTAACCATCTGA
- a CDS encoding zinc-ribbon domain-containing protein, which yields MYNLAALHPKLAKEWHLTRNGDLTLYQVTPGSSRKVWWRCSQEHEWEAAINSRTSGNGCPECYKEDRCGIYRKARAHYEI from the coding sequence ATGTATAACCTCGCCGCGCTGCATCCGAAGCTAGCTAAGGAGTGGCACCTGACCAGGAACGGGGATTTGACTCTATATCAAGTCACTCCAGGAAGCAGCAGAAAGGTCTGGTGGAGATGCAGTCAAGAGCATGAATGGGAAGCAGCTATTAATAGCAGGACAAGTGGAAATGGTTGTCCGGAATGCTACAAGGAGGATCGATGCGGAATATATAGAAAGGCGCGCGCGCACTACGAAATCTGA
- a CDS encoding glycosyltransferase: MVFERSLSPIVSVVVPAYNEAEIIEENILMLRTALKDADISFEIIIAEDGSTDRSYSISLGLSDLYPDVRVIHSDARIGKGEAIKRAWRISSGSFIIFMDMDMPVDLFSLGPLVDYLKHGSSLVIGSRYLGDSSLQRPFFKTLKSKLYNFLLRSFFGHEISDYQCGFKGMIKDDLSDLLLSVEDSVYFFDTELIIKAIRAGLSVRELPVSWREPEGRVSKVTLSDEIVMIFRLVSFLLSN, translated from the coding sequence TTGGTTTTCGAACGTTCTTTGTCTCCGATAGTTTCTGTGGTCGTTCCGGCTTATAATGAAGCTGAAATTATCGAAGAAAATATTTTAATGTTGAGAACAGCACTGAAAGACGCGGATATTTCTTTTGAGATAATTATTGCTGAGGATGGAAGCACAGATCGCAGTTATTCCATTAGCCTGGGTCTATCTGACTTATATCCTGATGTAAGAGTTATCCATTCTGATGCCCGTATTGGGAAGGGTGAAGCCATCAAGCGCGCTTGGCGTATTTCGTCGGGAAGTTTTATTATTTTCATGGATATGGATATGCCCGTAGATCTATTTTCTTTGGGGCCTCTTGTTGATTATCTAAAGCATGGGTCTTCATTGGTGATTGGATCACGTTATCTGGGGGATTCAAGTTTACAAAGGCCTTTTTTTAAAACGTTGAAGAGTAAACTGTATAATTTTTTATTACGTTCTTTTTTTGGTCATGAGATTTCTGATTATCAATGTGGTTTCAAGGGAATGATAAAAGATGACCTTAGTGATCTTCTTCTCTCTGTTGAGGATTCGGTTTATTTTTTTGATACTGAGCTTATTATCAAAGCTATTAGGGCTGGTTTATCGGTCAGGGAGCTACCTGTTTCTTGGAGAGAGCCTGAAGGACGTGTCTCGAAAGTTACATTGAGCGATGAGATTGTAATGATTTTTCGTCTTGTTTCATTTTTACTATCTAATTGA